The following is a genomic window from Desulfobacterales bacterium.
GCCGGGCATGAACGGGCTGGACTTTTTAAAGCTGACCGGTGTGACCCACCCCAATGCCATCCGCTTTTTAATCACCGCCTACCGCGACGATCTTATGCTGTCTAAAGCCATCAGCAGCGGCATCGATCAGTTCATTGACAAGCCCTTTGCGGTTAACGTGCTTATCAATCTGCTGGCTGTAGCGCTCAAACAGCAGGCCAAAGGTGGACTCACGGAGCTTAATTAACGCACAATTTAAAAAAGTTAGCTTCGATCCAACCCATCATTAATTTCCTCTTTGCATTTATTTTCTTCAAATTTTCCCCGTGCTTCTTACGCCGTACACATTGTGCCTTAAATACATATCTAACAAATTGATATTATATGGAAAAAACTGCCAGTTTTGAGCCATTTTGCGCAATTTTTTGTGCCAAAAGACTCAAATTTGTCTGTCTCAAATTCAAATCAGAACCCAATTTGATATAAACATCTATAATCATTGAAGATAAAATTTTAATCCAATTTGGCACAGTGCCTGCATTCTAGCTATCGGACCCGTGAGTCCTAAAAACCCGACACAGAAAAAAAACACATATTTATAAAGACTTAATACACATAAAGACAGTGAAAGCCGATATCCAACGGCAAAAATTATTAAAAACCTAAAAACCCGATTAAAAGTTTAGCAGGCAAATGATCATTCTAAAAACAGCAAAATACAGAGCATGCAGTAAAAATCGGCGCTCTGATGCCGGAGGGATTCGGGCGCTTCAGTGCGTGCTTTTGCTGATGGTTGTTTGCGTCGGGATAGCCATGGTTCAGCCGGGCTGGGCCGCGGACACAGGATGGAAATATGCTGAAAGCGCTTCAAGTGACACTGGTTGGTCCAATTTTACCATAAAATATTTAGCCTCTTCTGATGACGCCTATGCAAGTAATACTTCCGGCAGGCCTTATGGATACTTATCGAGCTTTTCTTTTGGAGTTCCAGCCGGGGCAACAATCGATGGTATTGCGGTCGAGGTGGAAGGAGCCAGTCAGGGAACCACACCGTATTCTATACAGCTTTCCTGGAACTATGGCAATCCAACACCTAGCTGGACGACCGCCAAATCAGACAGCTTTACGAGCACAATCGATGCCACCGACACCCTGGGCGGCTCCGCCGATACCTGGGGGCGGACCTGGAACGATTCTGAATTTTCGAATACCAATTTTGGAATTCGATTATACCGCACAAATACCACCGCTGACTGGCGCATCGATCGCGTTCGAGTAATAATCTACTACACCCTCGTTCCCACATTTGACCAGGACAGCTTTCGGGCCCGCAATGATGATGGTAGCGAAAGTGCCGCCACCTGGCAGGCACCGGCCAATACCAACTGGACCCAGGCAGTCGATCATAATTTTAGGGTGCGCTTTGTGGTCCAGGAAACCAGTGGCTTTAGCGCGGCCGACAAAACTTTTCAGCTGGAATATAACCACAACGGCAGTGGTTGGAACGATGCAACCGGCGCTTCGTCGGTGGTGCGTTCCTGGATTTCTCCCAGTGTAGCCGATGGTGCCGATACCACACAACAAGTTGGTTCGGGCACTTTTGTGACCCCCAACGGCGGCTTTGATGAAGTTAATGGCCTTGCCGGCGGGGCTTCGCTGGATTTCAGCGGTAGCGATGAGACCGAAGTCGAATATTGCATCCAGATAAGAAGTGCGGATGTGTCCAATAATGACACCGTCCAGTTGCGTGTCAAAGGGCTTGACACCTACACCAGCACTCCCACCATCACCGTCAAAGAGACCGGCGTAGGGGGCGGTCGGGATGTGGCCATCTACCGGGACGCCACCGACACCACCAACTACAACAGCACCAGCGCAACGGATGTAACCTGGGACACTACAGTGCGAGAAGACACCCTCACCTATTCGCGCACCGGCGACACCGTAACACTTAAGCAGTCAGGTCACTATTTGGTCAACTGGAATTTGTCAGGAAATGAGAGTGGGGCCAACCGAGCCAAGCTGGAGGGTTTCCTAAATCTGGATGGCACGCCATCGGCGTATGGTCGTGGCTGGGGATATTTGCGCGATACAAGCACTACTACCGAAAGCTATGCCCAGGGCGCAACGATCATTGAGACAACTGCAGGCAGCGTCAACCTCAAGCTCCAGGTGTTCCGCCAGGATACCAACACAGCCTCTCAGGGCTGGGTGCGCCGAACCAACCTTTCAGGCATTTCGCTGCTTAAACTTGATGATAGCTGGTCCTATGCGCGTTACCGCAAAACCAGCGGCACACAATATGTAGACGTCATGGAAGCCACCGCCGTAACGCTGGCCTTAACGGTTACCGACGAGCAGGATACCGGCTTCAGCCGAACGGGCGGCACCATCACCTTGATCAACTCCGGACATTATTTGATCACCTATAACATCGGCATCGATTCCACCGGGGCTGCAGTGCGTCAGAATTATGTGGGGGCGGTATTTCTGGAGGGAACTGAGGTGCCCGGTACCCGCACCACGGGCTACATCCGCGAATCCGATGGAGATCTGGAAGGTGGTTTGTCGTTTACCGGCATAATCGTCGCTGATGCCAACGATGACCTGGAAATCAAGATCTGGGGTGATGCCAATGACGGCGACCCCACCGCCACGGTTGACCTGGGCACCACAGCGGTGGCCCTTGTCAAATTGCCTGATGATGCTGATTACATCCGGCTGAGCGGCACGGATGGCACACAGAATTTATCGACCAGTGAGTCCAATATCTCTTTTAACACCGAGGAAGAAGCGGACCCTTCGTTTGAATACAGCAGCGGCTCACCCGATGAAATCAAGGTTCTAACCGGCGGTGACTACCTGTTTACCTGGTCGGTATTTGCCCGCAAGCCCACCGCTGACGGCACCCGGGAGCACATCTGGACCAAATTGGCCAAAAAAGGGACACCGGATACCATTTATCAATGGGCGCTGGCCGGAAACTACATTCGCGGCAGCCAGGGCACGCCGGCTATCAACTGCCCATCGGGCGGCGCATCGGTAGGCGCCATTATTACGGTTGCGGCCGACGATGTTATTTTGCTCAAGCAGCAAAATGAGGCCAGCGATGCCAACGCTGTAATCGTCTCAGATCGCTACGCTATTCAGGGGGTCAATATCGACAGCCTTTTTGACACCACCTGCCGCTTTACCAAGTACCGCAGCATCACGATTCAATCCTCACAGGTGCTGGCGGATCTGACCGATTTTCCGGTGATGGTGACCCTGACCGGCGCCGAATTCCAGGCTGTCGAAGATGATGTCACCGATGCCCAGGGCGATGACATCATTTTCCGGGATGACCCCAACTACGGCGATCAGCTGTCCCATGAGATCGAAGTCTATGACACCACCAACGACAAACTGGTGGCCTGGGTCAAGGTACCCAGTGTATCGGGCAGCAGCAACACCACTTTCTATATGGTTTACGGCAACGCCTGCATCACCACATCGTCAGAGGATGCCGCCGGTGTTTGGACCGGCTATGAAGCTGTTTATCACATGGACGGCAGTGCCAATACCACCGATTCCACCGGCAACGGTCATACCGGCACTGATAATGATACCGATAGCATCGCCGGGCAAATCGCTGATGCCCGGGACTTCACAGCAGCTGATCCGGATCAAATCGATATTGCCAATTCAAATCAGATTAACACGATGACCGTTACCGTCCGCAGCTTCAGTCTGTGGTTTAAGGCCGAAAGCATGCCCGGTCTAAATTCAAAATATGTCCTTTATGAAGAAGGCGGTGGCACCCATGGATTTAACATATATTTGGACGATAGCAACGGAACCACCACCATTAAGTGCGGCCAGTGGGTGAGTTCCGTTGGTGGTTGGCTGTCGACGAGCTTCAGTGATACCAATAATTTGCACCACCTAGCCTTCTTATTTGACAGTGCTGGCACGCAAAAGATGATTCTTGACGGCGTCGAAGTCACCGGCTCTTACTCTGGTTCGGTACCCAGCCACTCCGGTGATATCACCATCGGGCGCTCGGGTGGCAATTCTGATTATCATGATGCCAACAATGATAGCAGCACTTATGCATTTGACGGTGTTATCGATGAATTTAGAATTGCCAACAGTTTTATCAGTGCCGACTGGATCAAAACCGAGCATAACAACCAGAACGCCCCCGGCAGCTTTTACCAGCTGGGCACCGAAACACTCATGGCCACCGCCGTTTCGCTGATATCTTTTACCGCTAAAGGCAAAGACCAGGCAATCAATGTCGAATGGCAGACCGCGCGCGAGTTTGACAATGTGGGGTTTCACCTGTACCGGGCCACCTCCCCGGCCGGACCCTATGAGCGGCTGACCGACAAGCTCATCTCAGCTACGGTAGTGCCTGGCAAAGGCGGCAGCTACAATTATGTGGACAGGCGGGTGAAGGTGGGCAGCCTGTATTATTACAAACTTGAAGACATCGACATCTACGGCAAGCACACCCGGCATGGGCCCATCTGTGTGGACTGGGATGCGGATGGGATGCCCGATGACTGGGAGATCACCCACGGGCTGAACCCCTGGGTCAATGATGCCGATTTTGATTATGACGGCGATGGACTTTCCAACCTGGAAGAATACGAGCGCGGCCTGGACCCGTTTAACGCCGACACCGATGGCGACGGCATCCCCGACGGTGAGGAAGACGGAAGGCTTCCTGCGCGGGACGATCCCGGTTCGCGGACCATCAGTCGCGGTGTTGAGGTGCTGGCTAAAGATGACAGCGGCATGACCCTTGTGCTGACCACCGGCGGGTTTGAAGCCGAGGTGATTAACGTCGGTAACGCAGAATATGAGCAGCTAAAAATTGCCGACTATGTGCACGGCTATACCGGCCAGGTGGGCGCACCCCAGCTGCCGCTTAAAGGGCTGCTGATCGATGTGCCGCCAGGCAAGGTTGTTGAGCTTACCGAGGTGGACAGCCAGGCAGAGCTTCACAGCGGATACCGAATCTATCCGGCGCCAGAAGCCGTTTTGGATACCGCCGGCGGCATGGCCGCGGTGGGCAGCAGCTTTTACCAGGATGATCTGGCCTACGGCAGCGATGGGTTTTACCCCCAGGCAGTGGCTGCTTTGGGTGACAGCTATCTTTTTGGCGATCAGCTCAAACAGCAGGTGATCTTTTATCCGACCAGCTTTAACCCGGCCTCCGGTCAGCTGCACCTGTACCGGCGCATTGAGCTGCGCATCGACTTTGTTGACAGCCTCTACGCCCAGTCAAAGCTCCAAGGCCAATCTCCCTGGCAGCCGCCGTCAAACAATCCCGGGGTGCTCTCACCGATTGCGCTGGGTCTGGCCGCAGCCCCGGCGCTGGTCAATCCCGCCAGCCCGCTGCTCTCAGCGCTGGGCGCAGCCATTACCGCATGGTGGAGCCCGCCGGATGAGGCTGCTGGGGATGTGTATAAGATTATCACCGATACAGAAGGCATTCACCGCCTTACCAAAGACTGGCTTGAAGCAGGCGGGCTCGACACCAGCACAATGAGCCTAAGTCATCTGCGGCTGTATCACCTGGGTGCCGAAGTGGCCATCGAGGTCTTTGATCAAAACAGCGACGACCAGATGGACGCAGATGATTATATCCGCTTTTATGCAGCCCCGCTCAGCGCAGCATATAGCAAATACAGCAACCAAAATGTCTACTGGCTCACCTTATCAGGAGGTACCGGCTCACCACTGCGCATGGACAGCATCCCAGCAGCGCCGGCCGGTGGAGATCTGGCCGCAGATTTTGCCGACAGCGCCCGGCATGAGCAAAACCAGACCATCTGGCTTAAGGCGCCGGGTGAAGATGACATCGAGCGCTGGTTTTTTAACACCTATGTGCAGGGCACAGCGCATGGCGGCGGCGGGCTGCCGGTGGCCTTTACCATCAATGTGCCCGATCCGACAAGCCTGGGCACCTTAGCGATCTTAATGGCCGGCCAGACCGAAACCTCTCATGAAGTTCGGGTGGCCATCAACGGGGTGCAGCAAGATTTTAGCTGGACCGGCATCAGCTACTACCAGGCCACGCTGCACAATGTGCCGTTGGTGGATGGCGACAATACCGTCACTTTGCAATGCTTGAGTGCCGACGGCAATGACTCCATCATTGTTGACTGGTTTAAGGTCGACTATTGGCGTGAGTATGTGACCGCAACCAATACGTTGAAGTTTACGCCCGACAGCGGCAGCCGCTATGCGATCGACGGCTTTAGCAGCGATACATTGCTGGCCTATGACATCAGCAATCCGGCAGCGGTGGCCATCCTCGATAACGCCGTGATTACCGGCACCGATCCGTACGCCATTGATTTTGAACCCGGCGTTTATGGCGACACCTATCTGGTGCTCAGCACCGATACGCTCAACATCCCGGTGGGGCTGATACAGGATACAGCGGCATCCCTGGCCGATGCGGCCAACGGCGCCGACTATATCCTGATCACCCACCGCAATGTGGGCTGGGACGGCAGTGGCGATCAACTCAGCTGGCTCACCGACCTGGTGGCTCATCGTGAGGCCCAGGGACTGCGTGTGTTTGTGGCTGACATTGAAGACATCTATGATGAGTTTAGCTTCGGTATTCAAAGCCCCCAGGCGCTT
Proteins encoded in this region:
- a CDS encoding DUF2341 domain-containing protein; its protein translation is MIILKTAKYRACSKNRRSDAGGIRALQCVLLLMVVCVGIAMVQPGWAADTGWKYAESASSDTGWSNFTIKYLASSDDAYASNTSGRPYGYLSSFSFGVPAGATIDGIAVEVEGASQGTTPYSIQLSWNYGNPTPSWTTAKSDSFTSTIDATDTLGGSADTWGRTWNDSEFSNTNFGIRLYRTNTTADWRIDRVRVIIYYTLVPTFDQDSFRARNDDGSESAATWQAPANTNWTQAVDHNFRVRFVVQETSGFSAADKTFQLEYNHNGSGWNDATGASSVVRSWISPSVADGADTTQQVGSGTFVTPNGGFDEVNGLAGGASLDFSGSDETEVEYCIQIRSADVSNNDTVQLRVKGLDTYTSTPTITVKETGVGGGRDVAIYRDATDTTNYNSTSATDVTWDTTVREDTLTYSRTGDTVTLKQSGHYLVNWNLSGNESGANRAKLEGFLNLDGTPSAYGRGWGYLRDTSTTTESYAQGATIIETTAGSVNLKLQVFRQDTNTASQGWVRRTNLSGISLLKLDDSWSYARYRKTSGTQYVDVMEATAVTLALTVTDEQDTGFSRTGGTITLINSGHYLITYNIGIDSTGAAVRQNYVGAVFLEGTEVPGTRTTGYIRESDGDLEGGLSFTGIIVADANDDLEIKIWGDANDGDPTATVDLGTTAVALVKLPDDADYIRLSGTDGTQNLSTSESNISFNTEEEADPSFEYSSGSPDEIKVLTGGDYLFTWSVFARKPTADGTREHIWTKLAKKGTPDTIYQWALAGNYIRGSQGTPAINCPSGGASVGAIITVAADDVILLKQQNEASDANAVIVSDRYAIQGVNIDSLFDTTCRFTKYRSITIQSSQVLADLTDFPVMVTLTGAEFQAVEDDVTDAQGDDIIFRDDPNYGDQLSHEIEVYDTTNDKLVAWVKVPSVSGSSNTTFYMVYGNACITTSSEDAAGVWTGYEAVYHMDGSANTTDSTGNGHTGTDNDTDSIAGQIADARDFTAADPDQIDIANSNQINTMTVTVRSFSLWFKAESMPGLNSKYVLYEEGGGTHGFNIYLDDSNGTTTIKCGQWVSSVGGWLSTSFSDTNNLHHLAFLFDSAGTQKMILDGVEVTGSYSGSVPSHSGDITIGRSGGNSDYHDANNDSSTYAFDGVIDEFRIANSFISADWIKTEHNNQNAPGSFYQLGTETLMATAVSLISFTAKGKDQAINVEWQTAREFDNVGFHLYRATSPAGPYERLTDKLISATVVPGKGGSYNYVDRRVKVGSLYYYKLEDIDIYGKHTRHGPICVDWDADGMPDDWEITHGLNPWVNDADFDYDGDGLSNLEEYERGLDPFNADTDGDGIPDGEEDGRLPARDDPGSRTISRGVEVLAKDDSGMTLVLTTGGFEAEVINVGNAEYEQLKIADYVHGYTGQVGAPQLPLKGLLIDVPPGKVVELTEVDSQAELHSGYRIYPAPEAVLDTAGGMAAVGSSFYQDDLAYGSDGFYPQAVAALGDSYLFGDQLKQQVIFYPTSFNPASGQLHLYRRIELRIDFVDSLYAQSKLQGQSPWQPPSNNPGVLSPIALGLAAAPALVNPASPLLSALGAAITAWWSPPDEAAGDVYKIITDTEGIHRLTKDWLEAGGLDTSTMSLSHLRLYHLGAEVAIEVFDQNSDDQMDADDYIRFYAAPLSAAYSKYSNQNVYWLTLSGGTGSPLRMDSIPAAPAGGDLAADFADSARHEQNQTIWLKAPGEDDIERWFFNTYVQGTAHGGGGLPVAFTINVPDPTSLGTLAILMAGQTETSHEVRVAINGVQQDFSWTGISYYQATLHNVPLVDGDNTVTLQCLSADGNDSIIVDWFKVDYWREYVTATNTLKFTPDSGSRYAIDGFSSDTLLAYDISNPAAVAILDNAVITGTDPYAIDFEPGVYGDTYLVLSTDTLNIPVGLIQDTAASLADAANGADYILITHRNVGWDGSGDQLSWLTDLVAHREAQGLRVFVADIEDIYDEFSFGIQSPQALKDFLAYAYANWTAPAPQYVMLVGDATYDPKGNWNMGDATAYLPTYMIYTDFKGETVTDQWFVTFSGEDAIADMYIGRLPAADATQAAVMVAKIIAYESALNTQTWQNNMLLIADNQRPGSAYAYEAAFEAINEDAAALIPEAMADPFRGYLNDYAATAFLTDDIIDTLNDGALIANYAGHGATQVLAEEHIFDAGDVSALTNADRLPFFVSMACEAGFFAYPENWAFPSLAEALLRSQNGAVAALMPTGMTTSDGQQILDAALFEAIFVKDIRQLGPAIADAKQTLLANGESDYAQLSDTFLLFGDPATKLKIPLPHVPGGVNADKQGNKVHLSWDAVKDCNDRPVAGYNIYRAASAAGPFSRINTELSTDNLYVDSSAVGMAGGGSDSSFYAVSAVDDTGFESAHSTAVKPASYAASSASAMSGCFISATQPAAPLPWILWVLLMVAVATYVLKKLSERFAMRAL